In a genomic window of Nodosilinea sp. E11:
- a CDS encoding VWA domain-containing protein, with amino-acid sequence MRRLPLFPFLLGLCAVLLWNCAPGNEVPRVDSLDSARQVLEQSVMPRITVGEDLISDELASRYTTDQIEDPLPDINALPLYAAQPSGGNTVYLEIYSSSEKANVNRQNERWLVEVAETFNQRQETLPSGEVIQVGVRQVASGTAARILGARAAQPAGYSPSNDLWVAMVQSQGINTVTVADRLVPNTAGWVLPKPVYDGLAENGTVSFDRLLNAIASGQVTVAYPNPYSSSTALNLLYTLYWRAAGHQETGGTLTVAELQTPQVNSVFDQFQQQVLITTPTTLDLQELFLRDQSNLQAFPLEYQNYLALRQVPGFSDTEFVPFGVPHNNPLVGFDWNTPQQQQALQRFAQFAQSAEMQALAQQQGFVETDYLTAGQVPPFPDGETLLAAQSNWKLRKDGGRTVYMSLVIDTSGSMEGQRMQALKDGLRVAAGQINSGNYVSIVTFADKPVRRLPLAPFDQLQHQKFLATIDQLQADGATAMYDGTMVGLADLLAKKAADPTGRFYLLLLTDGEVNRGYTFDAIQDILTYSDVRFYPIAYGEVNQNELQAIAQLRESTVQQGTPDNVQSLFKDLFQVNL; translated from the coding sequence ATGCGCCGTCTTCCTCTTTTCCCCTTCCTGCTTGGTCTTTGCGCCGTCCTGTTGTGGAACTGCGCCCCTGGCAACGAGGTGCCTCGGGTAGACTCCCTAGACAGTGCGCGCCAAGTGCTTGAGCAGTCGGTGATGCCCCGTATCACTGTAGGCGAAGACTTGATTTCAGACGAGTTGGCCAGCCGCTACACCACCGACCAGATAGAAGATCCGCTGCCTGATATCAATGCCTTACCCCTCTACGCTGCCCAGCCCAGCGGCGGCAACACGGTTTATCTAGAAATCTACAGCTCATCGGAAAAGGCCAACGTCAACCGCCAAAATGAGCGCTGGCTAGTGGAAGTAGCCGAAACCTTTAACCAGCGCCAGGAGACGCTGCCCTCGGGGGAAGTGATTCAGGTGGGGGTGCGTCAGGTGGCTTCGGGTACCGCCGCTCGCATATTGGGGGCGAGGGCAGCCCAGCCCGCTGGTTATAGCCCCTCCAACGATCTCTGGGTGGCGATGGTGCAGAGCCAAGGGATAAATACGGTAACCGTGGCCGATCGCCTGGTGCCTAACACGGCTGGCTGGGTGCTGCCCAAGCCGGTCTACGATGGCCTGGCCGAAAACGGTACCGTTAGCTTTGATCGACTGCTTAATGCGATCGCCTCAGGCCAGGTCACCGTCGCCTATCCCAACCCCTACAGCAGCTCCACCGCGCTCAACCTGCTCTACACCCTCTACTGGCGAGCCGCCGGGCACCAGGAAACCGGTGGTACTCTCACCGTGGCTGAGCTGCAAACCCCCCAGGTCAACTCCGTCTTTGACCAGTTTCAACAGCAGGTGTTGATCACCACTCCCACCACCCTCGACCTGCAAGAGCTGTTTCTGCGCGACCAGAGCAACCTGCAAGCCTTTCCGCTGGAGTACCAAAATTACCTTGCTCTGCGCCAAGTGCCCGGCTTTAGCGACACCGAGTTTGTGCCCTTTGGCGTGCCCCACAACAACCCCCTGGTCGGCTTCGACTGGAACACGCCCCAGCAGCAGCAGGCCCTGCAACGGTTTGCCCAGTTCGCCCAATCGGCAGAAATGCAGGCCCTGGCCCAGCAGCAGGGCTTTGTCGAAACCGACTATTTGACCGCTGGGCAAGTACCCCCCTTCCCCGACGGCGAAACTCTATTGGCCGCCCAGTCAAACTGGAAGCTGCGTAAAGACGGGGGCCGCACGGTCTACATGAGCCTGGTGATCGACACCAGCGGCTCCATGGAAGGGCAGCGTATGCAGGCGCTCAAAGATGGCCTGCGGGTGGCTGCCGGGCAAATTAACTCGGGCAATTACGTCAGCATTGTCACCTTTGCCGATAAGCCCGTGCGTCGCTTACCTTTGGCTCCCTTTGACCAGCTTCAGCACCAGAAGTTTTTGGCCACCATTGACCAACTGCAGGCCGATGGGGCTACGGCTATGTACGACGGCACCATGGTGGGCCTAGCCGATCTACTGGCCAAAAAAGCAGCGGATCCTACCGGACGCTTTTACCTGCTGCTGCTCACCGATGGCGAGGTCAACCGGGGCTACACCTTTGATGCCATTCAAGACATTCTGACCTACAGCGACGTGCGGTTTTATCCGATCGCCTACGGAGAGGTCAACCAGAACGAACTTCAGGCGATCGCCCAACTGCGCGAATCGACCGTTCAGCAGGGCACTCCAGACAACGTGCAAAGCCTATTTAAAGATCTGTTCCAGGTTAATCTTTAG